The Alteribacter keqinensis DNA segment CACTCTCTTATTGCTTTAGCCATTGTTCTTACAATTATTCTTACTCAGCCGATCTGGAACGGAGCCCCCATCCCGGAGGATACCCGCCCCGATAATGTAGAGCACCGTATCTCCATGGTCGGTGATATTATGATGGGACGCCACGTCCAGGACGCAGCAGAGCAGAGCGGGGAAGGAATGGATCGCGTGTTCCGTTACGTGACTCCATACTTTCAAGAATCGGATTATGTAACCGGAAACCTTGAAAGTCCGATCATCGCCGACCACGAAGAGGAAACTAAAAACATGATCGAAGACTTTGAGTTTCATAAAGAAATTCATTTATACGCACCTGTTAGCGCCGTCGATGCTCTCGTAAGCGCCGGCTTTGACTCTGTGAGCCTTGCAAACAATCATACGATGGACTACCGTGAGCTTTCCTTTCAGGAGACGGTACGTCATATGAAAGGCAGCGGTATCGAGATGGTCGGCATCGGCCACCGTCTTGGTGATCCGCAGGAATTCGGTCAGGAGGAGGAAGAAGAGGAATGGTTCGAAGAAGAACCAGCCCAGGAAACCCCTTCTTCCACTCAGGACGAAGACATTGAAAATGAAGAGCTCGATGCAGCCCGGATTTCCTATCACGACCTTGATGAGGATACAACGATTGCCATGATTGGGATTACCGATGTGTTTTACCAGCAGTTTGCCGCCGGTCATTCACCAGGTGTATTTATCACGTCAAACGTGACCGGGACCGGACAGGCCGGAACTGAACTTCTCAGCAGACGCCTCAGGGAGGCAAGGGCCAATGCAGATATCGTCATGGTTCATATCCACTGGGGCGAAGAGTACCAGATCTACCGCAACCGTACCGATCACCAGGAAAACCTGGCACGTTTCATGTCCAATAACGGAGCTGACGTCGTGATCGGCCACCACTCCCACGTCCTTGAAGACGTGGAAATTATTCAGGGAACCATTGAGGAAGACGGACAGCGCTACCGAAATAACACCCTCGTCATGTACAGCCTGGGTAACTTTGTCTTTGACCAGGGATGGACCCGGACAAAAGAATCGGTCTTAGCCCAGCTTGACCTGCTCGATGACGGAAGCAGCGAGCTTTCCTTTATTCCAATGAACGTTCTTGACTCTGCCCCAAGAGAAACACAGGGACTGTTTAAGGGATACCGCGACTACCGGATCTTCCGTACCCTCCGCGCCAGTCTTGACGATGATCTCTGGCGGGTGGACAACAGCCGGCTGATTATTGATCTGGACGCTGCAGGCATTTTTGAAAGAGGGGAACTTGTCCAATGAGCGCATTACGAATAACAAACATCCTTGCCCTTGTCATCTTCATTGGACTTGTGGCCTGGGAGATCAGTTTTCAGGATATTATCAGACAAACACAAGAACCATACTCCGATGAGGTCGAAGAAAATGAAGATACACTTGAACTGACCTCAGAAGCCCCGGCGGATGAAGAAGCCGCACAGGAACAGGAGGGATATGTCTTTGGGACGAGTGCCGTTCACCCCCTCGCTGTGCGCGCCGGTAACAGAGTTGTTGAAAACGGCGGTAATGCCGCCGAAGCAGCCATCGCTGTCAGCTTCGTATTAGGCGTTGTGGAACCCTACGGATCAGGAATCGGCGGCGGGGGTATGATGCTCGTTCACGACCCCGATCAAGGCGTACGAAGCTTCGACTACCGTGAAGCAGCAGCATCCAGCGGTGCATGGCCTGAACGTGGCGTCGCCGTTCCCGGTCTTGTAAAAGGTATGGAGCTTCTTCACGAAGAATACTGGTCCGGAGAAGAAGAAACAAGCTGGGAAGCACTCCTTGAAGATGCCATCGAGTATGCGGAAGATGGCGTCCTTGTGGATCAGATTCTGACCAACCGTATCGACAGCGCGACCCGCTACATCGATATGGACGAGCAAAACCGTGAATACTTCTATCCGGGCGGCCTCGCCATCGAGCGGTATGAAACTCTCCAGCAGCCTGCCCTGGCAGAAACAATGAAAAAAATTCAGGCATCAGGTGCGGCAGGCTTTTACGAAGGTGAAGTTGCCGATGCCCTCGTGAACGCCACTTCGTTTACTCACGAAGACCTGCTCAACTATGACGTATACGAAAGCGAGCCGGTCTCCGGCGAGTTTGAAAACCGCCGCATTTATGGAACCGCGTCACCATCAGCATCCACCACATTGATTCAAATGCTTCAGATGGCTGACCAGCTCGATGTCTATGAGACCCTCAGTGCCATTGAAGGCTTTGACGGTCTTGACCTTGATCCGAACATGAAACTCGGACACCTGGTCAACGAGGATGAATGGTATCCCGTATACGTTCACCTGATGAGTGAAGTGACCAAAGCCGCCTACGGGGACCGGCTTGAGACTGTGGGAGACCCGCAGTTCAACCCGGAGATTGACACAAACGCCTTTACAGAGCCGGCCTATACGCAGTCACTGATTGATGGAAATGAAGAGCAGTCCGGCATCAACGTTGACCGTATTTCCTACAACGAGCAATATGACTCACCGGCTGAAATTAATGACTCCCGGCACACGACTCACTTTGTTATTGTGGATCAGGACGGCATGATGGTCTCTGCCACCCACTCCCTTGGTGAGTTCTTCGGATCAGGGCGCTACGTGAAAGGAATGTTTTTGAATAATCAGCTGAACAACTTCAGCCCCCGTGACGAGTCACCGAACAGCTACGCTCCGGGCAAACGTCCGCGTACGTTCGTCTCTCCCGTCATTTTGGAAGGCGAGCACGGCCAGGCAGAGCTAGGACTCGGTACACCAGGCGGACGGCGAATTCCGGCCATGCTGTTCCAGACAATCATGGAATATACCTATGGTGTAAATGAAGACACAGGCGAGCCGTTCACCCTTCAGGAAGCGATCTCCAGACCCCGCTTCTACACGGAAGGCAACCTCGTCAACTATGAACGCAGCATGGATGATGACATGCGCCGGATCTTCTTTGAAGACTTCGGCTATGACTTAAGACAGGAATCCTCTCCGCTTTACTATGGAGGAATCCAGGGAATCGGCCTTGAATACAGCGACGCCGGTCACGTCCAGCGCATCTTCGGCGGCGGGGACCCGCGCCGTAACGGTGCATGGCAGCTCGGCACACACGAAGGAACACAGGAAGAACAAGGCGCAGACGAAGATGAACTTGACGAATAAACGAAAGCGGCAGAGCCTACTCATAGGCCTGCCGCTTTTTTCTTCGTTCAGTTAACAGGATCCAGCACAGCACCCCGACAGCCCCGCCGGCCATATCCAGAAGTACATCCTCCACCATTCCGCTTCGGTTCGGGTGAAAATAATGACGCACCTCATCATAAGCCGCATAAAGCGTTGTACACAGAATTGCTATGACAGCCGCTTCGGGGACACGGTCTCCAAGCCACAACCGCACCACCCTGTACACCAGTACCGCCAGCACAAAATAAACAAAAACATGAGCACCTTTTCTGATGAAAAACTCCACAAACTGCTCGGTGGAACTCGTCTCGAGACTCACCACGCTCGTTCCGTAAGTGAAGCTCACCCAGCCAAAGGCTGACTCCACCCACGCCAGGTTTATGTTTCCGAGTATCGGAGTAACGTTCTGCTCTTCATACGACTGGGAGGAAGCATATTGAATCACAGCAACCCACCCAAGAAGCGGTACGATATGACTGAGTAATGTATTGGTTTCTTTTTGATTCATCTCTTTATCACCTGAATTAGTGTATTAACGAATAGATGTTTATTATACGTTACATTTTGGGCCTTTTGGGAGAGCCTGGACAATTTCTGTGTTCATTCGAGTCAATTTCCCGGGAAATCGAGCAATTGCGCAGATTAAATAAACGTTTGCTTAAGTTGCAAAGCGTGGGGAAACAGCGGGATTTTACAGGGAAATTGTAATGAGAGCACCTCAGTGGGGTCTGAGGAAATAATGAAGGAAGTTATTACACCATTCCGGGAATATACGAACAACTAAAATGCGATGCAAGTAACCCGCTCCTGAAATATACTTCGCTTTCCGCGGAAAGCGGGTTACCCTCCTCACTTCGTTGCGGGGTCGCACCTTAGCTTTACCTCCCGCAGGAGTCTGCGTATATTTCATTCGCTATGTCACCGAATTGTTCGAACGAAAGATAGCTGATTACTTTCTTAAAATCCCAGCCTAATACATTCCAGGCCCTGTCTGTAAGCCATTATCTAATAATAGATATCCTGCGCCTCCACTGAAGGCGCAGGACACTCCCGTTATATTTACCTCATTTGCTTTGATATGGAGCATCATACCTAAACTTCATGGCTAAGGGATCTAATAACACTATTGAGGACCTGCTTAAATTATTTTGTCTTCAATGGGAATTCAATATTAAGAGGAGGCTGAAAGAATGCCGTTGCGGAAATGGTGGAGGATCTAAATAAGCTAAGCGAAGCCACTGAAGAAAAGTCTATTTTCTCAGAAGAGTTACGTGTTGATTTCCGCTCATTGCACTTTCCGGGGGGCGCCGGTGAGCCTTCTCGTGCTCCGGGGTCTCACCCTGCCACCTCCTCCCGCAGGAGTCTCGCGCATTCGATGCAATCAACTCTTTTCTAAAAATCAACATCGCTCTTTAACACAGCTATAATAATTAAGAAGAGGCTGTAATAATGTCCAAGACCCCTGGCCGATGCCACTGAAAAAAGTACAAATTAATTTTTTCAGTACCTTCCTGGCAAGTATGGAAGCTCGCCGGCATAGTTATGGAAAGCAAAGGGCACGCAGGTTAAATACTTCTTGTATCATGCGCAGCTGAACGCCAGCAGCGAGACTCCTGCGACAGTGGGGGCCAGGCGAGACCCCGCAGGGCAAAGCCCGCGGAGGCTCGCCGGCACCGTCGCGGAAAGCGAGCGGATGGCGTTCAGCGGAGCTCAGATAAACTGACGTGAAGATATACTCATTTAATAAAAAAAGAAACCAGTGCATCCTCTGCCCTGATTTCCCGAATTATTCATCTGGTTTCGGCTTTCTATCTCTGCCCGGCTGTGGAATCCCCACCTGGCCCCGGATCGAATAGTCCGTTCGGAGAACCGGCCCCTTCTTTTTATCACCCAGCCGCCGCTCTTCAGACCGGACCACCGTCGAATGGTCCGACGTTTCCAGATCTTTAAGCAGTCTCTCCAAATCCTTAAAAAAGTCCTTTTTTCCCATTAACATCACCTCAGTTTCAGGTTTTACTTTCTTCCCGTGAGGAGATTTGCTGTACTTTTTTCTCTAAATCCTCAAGCTGGCCTTTCAGGTAATCATTCTCTTCCTGGAGCTTCGACGCCTTCGAAGAATAGTGTGGGTCGTTCTCCCACCAGTCCATGCCGATTTCCTTAGCTTTATCCACGGAAGCGATCAGGAGACGGATTTTTATTGTCAGCAGTTCTACGTCAGCCAGGTTGATTTTAATATCTCCCGCGATGACCACACCTTTATCGAGAACCGTTTCAAGTACGTCTACAAGGCTGTTTGAATTGTTCGGGGTCTTCATCGGTTCCATGTTCACTCACTCCTATTTTATGTGTTCGTGCTAAAGCAGGTTACCAAGGGGTCCGAGATTGATATTCAAGTCCTCATCGTCCAGGCCGAAAATCTCTTTCATTTCTTCCATCTTCTCTTCCAGGTTCATAAGCGCAACACCCAGCTGCTCAATCTGCTCGTCCGTCAGATTGCCGCTGTCGACCCGGCGCATCGCCTGTCTCTCCACAAGCTGTCTGAGCAGTTCAATAACCGTAAGAACGAGCTGGGACAAACCTTCCTCCGCTTTTTCCGGATCAAGGGATATACGCCCTGTGGGCTTGTTTTCCGGGGCAAAAAGTTCTGCTTTACTCAACTGTTTCCTCTCCTTTCACAGGCTCTTTATTCTGGCTTTCAATCAATGTCTCCACAGACGTCAGAAGAATACGCAAATCAAGGTATACCAGGTCTATATCGGCTATCGATATGGTGATATCCCCTCTGAGCACAACGCCTTTATCCAGAACCGCATCGAGTATATCGAGCAGCGATACGTCATCTCTTTCAAGGCTTTCTCTCCTCACAGCATCCACCTCATTCGGTCTTTCTGTACGATACGGCATCTCTGATTTAATCGTGTAATCATCGCTTCACTCTACTCTCCGGCTTCTGTAAAACTAGAGAAATGATACGCAGGCCACGGTCCCGTGACAGCAAAGTCAAGCCCGCTCTCTTTTTCATCCGCTTCTTTCTTCGCTTCTTCCATGATCCCGGTCAGGCGATCCATATCGCTTCTGTCAATGAGGTACGCACTGTTCCAGCACATCTCTTCTGTGCGGCCGGTGACTTTTTGATTCCAGTTCTTTTTCACTTCGGCCTTAGAAGAAATCTCTTTGAGCTTTTCGTGCAGCAGACCGCACTCTTCATCGACCTCTTTCTCCGCCTGTTTTTCAACAAACTGGTCAAGCTTGCGACGCTCAAAAAACTGCTTTCCTTTGGACAGGGATTCAATCTCCTGCTTCTTTCGTTCAATTTCCGGGCTGTTTTCAAGAACACTCCGGGTGAACTTCTCTTTATCCGCATAAACCTTCACGTTCCACTCTTCTTTATCCGAAAGCTCCGAGAACAGTTCAACAATACGCTCCCTGTGAGTATTTACAATCGACTCAAGGCTTTCCATGGTCTCGTAGATCGTTCCAAACTTCAGCGGTATAATGGTAAAGGTCTGATGAAGACGGTTCATCATTTCGTGGTGGTGAAAGGCTTTATCCTGAAGCCATTTCATATTCTCCACGTTTTTCTTCAGTTGGTCTTCATTAAACTCATCTTTTTTCACACGGCAGACGACGGATGTTATATCGCCATGCGATACGTACTCCACCTGGGTGTCAGGATCGATGCCCGGCATATCGGGTGTATCGTCTTGTTCGTCAGTTGGTATAAAGGCATACAAGTACAGTAGTTGGTCCGTTGCAATATTCGTTTCCATCGATTCACCTTCCTTCGTTCTCTTCCACACTTTCCCTCAGTCGTTCCTGCTCAAGTGTTTTTGCTATTCTGTATCGCTCCAGCAGTTCTTCTTCCTGCTTTTCGTACGCTTCCTCAGAGATTTCTTCCATCTCAAGCATCATCTGCAGATGAATCAGCTTCTGCTGGATGTGTTCAAGATCGTACAATTCTTTGTCCACTTCTTCTTTGACCTTTTTACCGACCATTACGAGCGTATCAATGGGCCAGGTGAAAAGTTTGAAGATCATGACGCATCTGCTTTGATTTTCAGATTGATGAAGTTGTACGCCGGCCACGGGCCTGTATATTTAAAATCAACCCGGTCGCCCCACTCTTCGTGAAACTCGTTTACCAGGGCATCAAACTCTGCTTCTTTTTCCTTATCAATCAAAAAGGCCGCATTTATAAGCATCCGCTCACTGATCGCTTCATTGTTTTTAGCCGCATCAGCCACTTCCGCCAGAGGCTGAAACACCTGGTCATCAAAGGTCATCTGAAGTTTTGTCATAAAATTACGGGCTGCTTCACCTAGCTTAATCCGGTCGTAGTACCCTGCCTCAGCATTTTTCCCCTTTACGTTCGTCTGCAGCTTTTTCATTGCCGGTTCGTTCTGCGCCGAATTTTCAATCCACTCTTTTTTCCCGATCAGCTTAAGACCGACTTCCATCTTCCCTCTGATACGGGGAAAGATTTCATTAAACTGGGGTGAGAGCTTGGTCAGAAGGATCTTCACGTCTTTTTCCGACTCGAGTACGTTTCCGAAACTCATGGGAATGATCGTGAACTGCTTCATTACCGCAGCCACCGTATCCTGATGGGCTTTCAGATTCTGCCTGCTCGGCTCATAAATCTGCACCGGGGCATTGGTAACAACCATGGACAGGCCTTTGTAAGGGATCGTATACACACGGCGGTGCTCACCTGCCAGTTTCACTTTTTCAAAGGTTTGCGCTTCCTCTGTTTCAATCGCGCCAAACATGTAAACTCCCTCTTTACTCATGTACGCTCTCTCCTTTTACAGCTTTTTCAGTTCATCTGCGATCTTTTTCTTCGCTTCTTTTTTCCCTAAGCATCTGCCAACTGACGCACCGAGCACGTCTTTACACAGCGAAATGAAATCATCGTTATCCGCCTTGATTTCGATGTCGTTCTGTCTGGCAATCTCGCCAATCATCACACTGCCCCGGAAGCTTGGCCCCTGGACTTCTTCTTTTTCGCAGAGCTTTCGGATATTCTCAACGAGCTGGACAATCACTTTCGCTTCGTCCTCTTCAATCCCGGTCCTCTCCTGAACCATCTTGATCTCCGTCTCTGTCGATCCACGGTTCAACTCAAGGGTGATGAGCCGGTCCCTCAGCGCATCCTGCGACTGATAAACCCCTGCATACTCCTCGGGGTTGCTCGTGAAAATTATCTTAAAGTTCGGGTGTGCCCGGACAAACGCATCTTTTTGCTTAGTTCCATATAGCGGAAGGATCCCTTCTTCAAGCAACGAAAGTAGAAGGTTATTCGTCTCGGGTTTCGAGCGGGTAAACTCATCATAAATAACTGTATAACCGTTTTTAACTGCCTTCACGAGGTGACCTTCATGCCAATTTTCATTCACCCGTTCTTCATGTTTATAAACAGACCGGATAAAGTTATCTACAGTCTTCGATGAAGAAAAACCATTCGCGCCTCCGATAAGATCCACATTGTTCATTTCGTGATTTCCCTGGAGGAACAAAACAGGCTGCTCATACTGGCTTGCAAGGTAAAGAGCAAGTGACGTTTTCCCGACACCTGCAGGGCCTGTGAAATGAACCGGATAGCGAGCTTTTAAATACTGTTTTGAACGCTCGACTAAGTCTTCAATTTCCGACGTGACAACAAAGTTGTCCAGGTCAATGTTCTGTTTTGACCGGCTCGATGTGTCGTCTGTTTTCTCTTTTGAAGACGACTCATCCTTGGTTTTGGAAGGTTTTTTGTCGCTTTTGCCCTTGGATGACTGCTGTTTTGATTGCTTTCCGTTCTCTTTTGAAGACTGCTTATTCGAATCACTTTTGGCTTTATCGTTTGAAGATTTGTCGTCTGATTTGCTGCTTGATTGGGATTCTTTGGACTGCTTCGTGTCATCTGATTTTTTTTCAGATTTGTTTTCGCTGGATTTACTGCTGCTTTGAGACTTTTTCTCTTTGGTATTGGATTGATCCGATTTCGTTTGTTTTTTACTGGAAGACTGTTTTTTTGATGATGTGTTTGATTGATTTTGTTTGTCGTCGTTTGATTGTTGTTTCTTTTGTTTGTCACCGTTTGATTTCTGGTCTTTTTCATCTTCGGAGTCTTTATTCATGAGCTTTTTTAAGACCATGATCGACTACCTCCCTTCGCTTTCTTCGATTCTTTCTGCACGGTATCGAAGGCTTTTACGGTGGAAGGACACCACGTCCATGTCTTCATTGACCCGGGCCTGATAAACGCCGAGTAGCTGGTCGCGCCCGTATTTTTTCATGTATTCCTTCTCCTCGATCACTTCCACTTCCACTTCCCACGCCTTTTCTTCCGTGACGATGGAGGTGATTCGGTAAACAGGGTAGACGTGTTCTGTAAAAAAGTCTTTTACTGTATTGATAACTTCTTCTAGTTTCATAGGTTTACACACCCTTTGATCTGTTGTTTTGAACACCGAAAAGAGAACCTGGCATATGGTTGGCCATATGCCAGCTTCCCTTTACCGGTTAGGCAAAGTTCAGCCTGTTGCTGCCTTCTCCTTCTTCTGCTCCGTCTAATTCACCCTGCACTTCGTCGCGAAGCAGTCCGACTGCTTCAGCGTATCGAAGCCAAGTGTCCACACTTGCGATAACAACGCGGGCTTCAATCGTAATAAGCTCGATTCCTACAAGTGAAACACGTGCATACAGGTCGATAACGACCCCTTTATCTAAAATTCGGTCAATCACTTCTGCCAGACTGGATGAATCCGTACTTTTTTGAATAGCCATTTCATGCACTCTCCTCTACGGTTTTTTTATATTTTCAGCGCTTTTAATTTCCGTCACTTTTTTCAAGTCGGACGGCTTCTTAATGTCACTGGGCTTCTTGATTCCGTCACTGTCGCTGCCGGAATCGCTGCCGCCGGTGAGCTCATTGTCTTTAATTTCCTCTTTTGCGTCTTCGCCTTTTGATTTAATGCGGCGCTTCGCTACCTTAAGGTTCTCCTGGGCTTCTTCACCGGTTTCTTTCAGCTTTTCCCCTGCTTCTTCAACGTTGTCTTTGACTTTCTCTTTAGCAGTTCGGACTTTTTCAAAAAGATTGTAGAATTTTTTTCCTATATAGGTTGCTGCAGCTGCATTTTTGGCTTTTGGATGATCGTCTGCGAAGTCTTTTGCTTGTTCCTTGGCTTCTTCTTTGGTTTCTTTTCCGGCCTTCTTGAAGGTACCCACCACTTTGGATCGGGCATTCTTGTTCAGTAACGCAAGGCTTCCGGCCAGGACGGTGATCCCGCCGGCGATAAGTGCTGTCTTTGTACCTGAAGATTGACTCGTATTTTTATCCATCGCAGCCTCCCCTTTCTAATAAAAGGATCTGTTTGAATTAATTCCCGATCTTTCTTTCATGAAACGGTCTTTTTTACGTATTAAAAAAGAGGGTGCCTTCGCACCATCTTTTTTTTTCATGGTTTGTTTACTCTTTTTTGTTGTCGTCAGAGCCGTCTTCTTCCTCTTCTTCGGACTCTTCTTCAGAATCAGTTTCTTCTTCTGTTTCTTCTGTTTCTTCTGTTTCTTCTTCCGTTTCCTCGTCAGACTGGTCTTCGGATTCTTCGTCAGTTTCTTCAGAAGTATCATCTTCAAGAGTGGCAGCAACTTTTTCTGCTGAATCTCTCAGACTTCCGGCAATTTCTTCCTGCTTCTCGGTACGCCAGTTTCCTACTTTTTCTTTAAGTTTGCTCACAGATTCAGTGGACGACTCTTTCAGTCCCTGAAGCGTGTCCTTACTTTTTTGGGTTGTGCTTTCGTAGCCTGTTGCGATTTCGCCACGAAGATCTTTCCCACTTTTAGGTGTAGTAAGGATTGCAGCCGCAGAACCGATGGCTGCTCCCACAAGAGCTCCTGTAATGAATGTTTTTTTGCTTCCACCTTTTTGCTGTTCATTTACTTGCGGCTCATTTGAGTCGTTTGTATGCTGTTCTTCTGTAGACATGTTGAATTCCTCCTTGAAATTGGTTTCCTTACGAGCTATACCCTTTTGTGAATCGCCAAAACTGTTTTGTTAGGAAATGGTTATAAAGTAGGTAAAAGTTGTGGTTTATTTAGCTACGGCACCATGATTTACCATTAAAAAAGACGGTTTCTTTCCTATTAAAATGATTTGAGTTTTATGAAAGAGGGAAATAGCGTACGTAGCAAGAAAGATAATGTAGCAGGAAAATTCGGATTAGGGGTGACTCTTTCATGGTGGAATTTTGGAAAATAGGTGAGTTTGCAAAGGAATTGGACAAACATGCAAGTACGGTGGACAACTGGTTCCGCAAGCTGGAGGAAAAGCAGCTTCATTATGTGAACCGGGCGGATGAAGAGCGGATTTATGATGAGTTTGACATGGAGATCGCGCGGGTGATTAAGGAAAAGCGCGAGGAGAACAAGTCTCTTGAGGAGATTTTTCAGGAGCTAAATGAAAATTATGAGTTGCGGCCGTTTCCGTCTGGCGGCGGGGCCGTTGATATGGAGGCATTGCGTGCGGAGTTAATGGAAGAGCTGGCTTCCTCGGCTGAGCAGGATCGCGTGAAAGATGCGGTGCTGCGGCGCGAGGTCGAGCGGGCGCTTCGGGAAGAATCGCTTCGTGAGTGGGAGGGCCTTCCTAAGGAGACGCGGATGAAGCGCGGGCGGTTGTTCCTGAAGGTGGAAGATAACGAAAAGCGTGATAAATTTGTGGAATTGTACACGGACCGCCGGTTTGAGGAAAAGTTGAAGGAAGTGCTGGCGGAGAAGGAGTAGAGTGAGAGAGAGTCGGGGCGGCGGGTGCAGCCCCGGTTTTTTGTTGGGTGGAGGTTTTGGGGGGTGGTAGGTGCGGTCGTTTAAACAGGTTGTGGGTGGTTTTAAACAGGTTAGGTGGTGCATTAAACGTGTTAGGTGCTCATTTAAACAGGTTAGCTCCCCCTTTAAACAGGTTAGCCCCCGTTTCTTAAATACTCCAAAAAATACTTCCGCCCTCTTCCCTTCCCCTCACCGATTAAATCCAGGTTGGATAATAAGGTACTTGCTTTCCGGGACTCCTTAATATGAAAAAAATCTTTGAATCCACCATGTGTGATCGTTGGAGAAACAATGTATGAATAGTCAACCAAAGCGTCTATCAACAGTGTTTTGTTATTTGTTTGATAGCCGCATTTTGGGCATGCCCAGCTTCGTTTTGCCCGATACAAGGAGGTTGGCGACGGGCAATCCATGCAGATGATGCCTGAAATCAGATGATTCTGGTCAAGGTTATATTTTACCAACACATCACATTGTCTTTCACGGTGGCTCTGCAGCAGTACTTCATCTAAAGACATCATTTCTTTGGTCGTTCGTTTATTCTTCAAGTGCTTCGCGTCACTTTCCACTACAAAGAAATCTACGTATGTGCTTCTTATGACGCGATCGCTTTCCTTAAACCTTTTAAAGATCATCTCAGGGTTTTTGTTGGCCATAATGACGCAATATTCTACCGTCATGTTTGGATATCCGTTTATTGTTAACCAATTTAGAAGGCTGTTTCTTTGCGCTTTGACTTGTAAAATCGGGTCATCGTGCATTTCTTTTCTTCCATCATAAAACGTTTGTTTTACTTGGTGGGTCTCACCAATAAACTCGAGGGTTTCACCGCCCCAGTTCTTGATTTCCATAATTAATAAATAATTCGGTGTTACGAGAAGGGTGTCTAATTGAAAAGGGGATAAGTTGGAATACATTCTGAGGTTATGGTACAGGTGGGATGTTGGTGAAGTTGCGATGTTTCGCAAGTAATAGTCTACTGACTGTTCTCCTTTATAGCCGGACTTGATCATGCCTAGATCTCTCATAAAATTAGAGTAATTCGGATGTGTGATCGG contains these protein-coding regions:
- a CDS encoding CapA family protein, producing the protein MKKQNLKDRMRAWTQRHEKKALPHSLIALAIVLTIILTQPIWNGAPIPEDTRPDNVEHRISMVGDIMMGRHVQDAAEQSGEGMDRVFRYVTPYFQESDYVTGNLESPIIADHEEETKNMIEDFEFHKEIHLYAPVSAVDALVSAGFDSVSLANNHTMDYRELSFQETVRHMKGSGIEMVGIGHRLGDPQEFGQEEEEEEWFEEEPAQETPSSTQDEDIENEELDAARISYHDLDEDTTIAMIGITDVFYQQFAAGHSPGVFITSNVTGTGQAGTELLSRRLREARANADIVMVHIHWGEEYQIYRNRTDHQENLARFMSNNGADVVIGHHSHVLEDVEIIQGTIEEDGQRYRNNTLVMYSLGNFVFDQGWTRTKESVLAQLDLLDDGSSELSFIPMNVLDSAPRETQGLFKGYRDYRIFRTLRASLDDDLWRVDNSRLIIDLDAAGIFERGELVQ
- a CDS encoding gamma-glutamyltransferase family protein; the encoded protein is MSALRITNILALVIFIGLVAWEISFQDIIRQTQEPYSDEVEENEDTLELTSEAPADEEAAQEQEGYVFGTSAVHPLAVRAGNRVVENGGNAAEAAIAVSFVLGVVEPYGSGIGGGGMMLVHDPDQGVRSFDYREAAASSGAWPERGVAVPGLVKGMELLHEEYWSGEEETSWEALLEDAIEYAEDGVLVDQILTNRIDSATRYIDMDEQNREYFYPGGLAIERYETLQQPALAETMKKIQASGAAGFYEGEVADALVNATSFTHEDLLNYDVYESEPVSGEFENRRIYGTASPSASTTLIQMLQMADQLDVYETLSAIEGFDGLDLDPNMKLGHLVNEDEWYPVYVHLMSEVTKAAYGDRLETVGDPQFNPEIDTNAFTEPAYTQSLIDGNEEQSGINVDRISYNEQYDSPAEINDSRHTTHFVIVDQDGMMVSATHSLGEFFGSGRYVKGMFLNNQLNNFSPRDESPNSYAPGKRPRTFVSPVILEGEHGQAELGLGTPGGRRIPAMLFQTIMEYTYGVNEDTGEPFTLQEAISRPRFYTEGNLVNYERSMDDDMRRIFFEDFGYDLRQESSPLYYGGIQGIGLEYSDAGHVQRIFGGGDPRRNGAWQLGTHEGTQEEQGADEDELDE
- a CDS encoding VanZ family protein codes for the protein MNQKETNTLLSHIVPLLGWVAVIQYASSQSYEEQNVTPILGNINLAWVESAFGWVSFTYGTSVVSLETSSTEQFVEFFIRKGAHVFVYFVLAVLVYRVVRLWLGDRVPEAAVIAILCTTLYAAYDEVRHYFHPNRSGMVEDVLLDMAGGAVGVLCWILLTERRKKRQAYE
- a CDS encoding gas vesicle protein, whose amino-acid sequence is MKTPNNSNSLVDVLETVLDKGVVIAGDIKINLADVELLTIKIRLLIASVDKAKEIGMDWWENDPHYSSKASKLQEENDYLKGQLEDLEKKVQQISSREESKT
- a CDS encoding gas vesicle protein K; its protein translation is MSKAELFAPENKPTGRISLDPEKAEEGLSQLVLTVIELLRQLVERQAMRRVDSGNLTDEQIEQLGVALMNLEEKMEEMKEIFGLDDEDLNINLGPLGNLL
- a CDS encoding gas vesicle protein, with the translated sequence MRRESLERDDVSLLDILDAVLDKGVVLRGDITISIADIDLVYLDLRILLTSVETLIESQNKEPVKGEETVE
- a CDS encoding GvpL/GvpF family gas vesicle protein — its product is METNIATDQLLYLYAFIPTDEQDDTPDMPGIDPDTQVEYVSHGDITSVVCRVKKDEFNEDQLKKNVENMKWLQDKAFHHHEMMNRLHQTFTIIPLKFGTIYETMESLESIVNTHRERIVELFSELSDKEEWNVKVYADKEKFTRSVLENSPEIERKKQEIESLSKGKQFFERRKLDQFVEKQAEKEVDEECGLLHEKLKEISSKAEVKKNWNQKVTGRTEEMCWNSAYLIDRSDMDRLTGIMEEAKKEADEKESGLDFAVTGPWPAYHFSSFTEAGE
- a CDS encoding gas vesicle protein GvpG produces the protein MIFKLFTWPIDTLVMVGKKVKEEVDKELYDLEHIQQKLIHLQMMLEMEEISEEAYEKQEEELLERYRIAKTLEQERLRESVEENEGR
- a CDS encoding GvpL/GvpF family gas vesicle protein, with the translated sequence MSKEGVYMFGAIETEEAQTFEKVKLAGEHRRVYTIPYKGLSMVVTNAPVQIYEPSRQNLKAHQDTVAAVMKQFTIIPMSFGNVLESEKDVKILLTKLSPQFNEIFPRIRGKMEVGLKLIGKKEWIENSAQNEPAMKKLQTNVKGKNAEAGYYDRIKLGEAARNFMTKLQMTFDDQVFQPLAEVADAAKNNEAISERMLINAAFLIDKEKEAEFDALVNEFHEEWGDRVDFKYTGPWPAYNFINLKIKADAS